In Conger conger chromosome 5, fConCon1.1, whole genome shotgun sequence, the DNA window GCGAAACTGACAGGTTGCTGTAGCAGAACCATCGCCATCGTCTGACTTCAAACTTGTCTGTTCTCGAACAGCAGAATTACGGGTAAAGGGCTCAATGACTGGCTCACTCTTATCCCTTTCCTTTAAACTGTCAAAatattatgtgtgtattttcacaGAGTATCCATTGGGTCCGTTTTATTACTTGCATGTTGTACATGCTAGCCATAAACGCATCTCCATGCTGAAGAGGTTTAGATAATCCATCTCACCTAATGGTACAACTTTATCACTTAATGGTTCAAATATCGTTCCAGTATGTGACAGTAAGATATTGCTACTCGTCTGATAACGTCAGCTAAGTACACAATTGCGATTTGTGCCATATAAGTGGCTGGCGCGTGAAAAACCGAGGTGACACGCAACCTCATGGACGATTTAATGGCAATTAAGAAATCGTTTGAAGCGAGGCCTCGGCTCAACTTATTTTTCCTCCCGTAGGAAATGATCACATTGCACGGCTATTGTTACttaatatttctttctttcttaaatCTACCCAACAACGCAGACTGACCTGAGTAACCGTCCAGTCTGTAGACACGAATATGTTAAAACTGCGGGGCCGGCCAGCTATTCATAAAAGCACCTTTCTTGCCTGCCTCCTCCCAGTATCAGTAAAAAAGTGCCACATGACCTGTATAGCAGGAAGTGGAGTGGAACCACACAAGCCCCGTATACAGCAGAAATTAGTGTCTCTCACTTTTCGGCACTTGTTACCTGGCGTTCTCTTGTTGGAAGAATAGAAAATAGTGGGAGAAAATGTACTGGAGAGTTTTGTTGTTTGCGTTTTCACTTGCCCTGCTGCGTAGCACGACAGCTGCAGAAAGTGGTAAGTTGATGTGTTGGCCAGCTTCGTGTTCGCTACgtaactagctagcttgctagccgCTAACTAGTTTTTGCTCAGATGGCTTGTAGCAATCGCGCGCAATGACAGCTAATctcataatattttcaaggttttCCACGTAGTGGATTTGAAACTAAGCATTTTAGCGAACTAGTAACCGTATTTTTTCAGATATTAAGTTATAgtttgtttccttttctttccctAATTCTTTAAGCCAGCAACATAATGTTAGCTACGTTGCAGTTTAGTTCCCCGATCGCTAGGCTCTTTGCCTCCAGCTAAATGGCTAACGCTAGCTGTTTTACCAGATGGCCAACACAGCCTTGATTCATGAAGCACGAAGTGGCTAATTCTAACAGTCTAGTGATATTATAGTGTTGATTAATATAGCTTATTACGTTTTGCCTACAGACGGCAAAGATTAGTTCACTGGTCACCTGGGTTTCTTGAAAATCTTACTAACAGCTTGCTTGAAGCTTATCAAGCATtatgtaatactgtaatattgACCATCGTAATAAATCAGTGCATTAATAGGaatttgtaatttaatatttggtagcttGCCATAGCCGATTTCTTAGTTATTTtgcaggggggggcgggggggggggatgcatgTTCACGTTCATGAAATTGTCCGCCGCGCATGATGACGAAAACTAACACCAATCGCGGGCAGTATTTTTTACCAGCCCACTTGAGGGCAAGCATTGACGTAGTTGGCTAATCCCCGAtcacacagtgtgaaaaacaccTGGAGTTCAGACTGGGATGGGAGGTGAAGTCCGGGCGAATAATTTTCCATCGTGTACAAAACTGCTGGGAACTTCATTTCCCAACAACACGTTGGGAACGTTCATATCAAATAACAATTTGTTGGGACCATGTCATAAACCAGGCGCACCGCAATTTAAAGTCTTCTGCCCCCAGCGCTGAAAAAAAACCGTCCCTCAGTAGCTGCACATACGTTTGTTCGTTTTCCTTGTCACCGTTGTATTAGTCATTGCTCGATCATCTAGTGGTTGGCTAAATTGACTGACTTGCTCTCGACGAGAATTTCAGTTGTTAAACCGCAAGCAGTCTCTAATTTACGCGGCTATGCTTCCAAAAAATGTTTCCAAGGTCGCATGTTATTGAAGGGTTTGTATACTAgtgacatacagtgcagtccttgctttttcggtatttttagcaCCATGGCATATGCTATATCTGTAAGTACGTACATACTTCAGGCTTCTTTTGTCAAGTGGCCTCCTCAATTAATTTAAACGGCTACTTTCAAAATAAACcgtttttaaagtgttttttaatgtgtatatatatatatatatatatatatatatatatatatatatatatatatatatatatatataaacctaAAAATACATTGTATTTTCTTGCTGTTTGGATCTGAAAAGGGCCACAGACAAACTGGATTGAattgaacaatttaaaaaagagcATAAGTGTTGACGTGATTTTTCTTCCCATAATCGACTGAGGCTAGGTTGAATTGGAACTgggctgtgtctgtctgattCAGGGCTGGAATCTGGGCCTATGTTTTTTGTGTCCGTTAATTTAATTACAGGATTTCTTGggataacaaaaaaataaaataaaatattgtgacTTTTCACATGTTCAGGTTGTATGTGCTGTTCACTTTTTCAGACGAGTGCACAACACTATCAAGCTGTTTGGAGTGTCAAAAGAACAATGGATGTACCTGGATGTTGTGCTCAGGTAAGTAATCCAAAACCTCGTGTGTGGTATTCTTCCATGGTAGTGCTGCGTGCGGTTTAAATATTGTTTACCAGCGAATCTTTTGCTGTGGGTTTTGTTTAGCGTGGATGAGGAAACGACTTTGGTCGCACTCAACTGTTGCCCGGTTACACCGGAACTGGTTTGAAGCGATGTGCCGCCAATATGGGGCTATCAGTAAAAATTCAGAGACTTACTGTAGCATCCTGTTCCGTTAAATATGACTTGTTTATTTACTGGAAACGGAACCTTCCAGACTGTAGAAGCTGCAGACGGTTTATTGTACTACTTGAAGGCCACACGGCTCGTTATCAGCAGTAATAGGGTTATGGGTCGGGCTGGTATTGCCATGGAGTGGGTCTGTTGTGAAAAGCAAAGTATTTTTGAAGTGGACGTGTGCTTAAAATCTTTTatcttaattttatttattttatttggtttggttatttattttacagtatttaataGCGCCTTTGACAGTCGACCAATGAAAAATTAATATACATCCACTTGAGCtgcataaattaataaatgatttatgatttatgattttatgtactgtgtgtaaacTGTCCATTGTGGCGGTTGAGGGCAAGTTTTCCACAAACCTCTGGATGAACGGATGGGGGAAGGCTAACCCTGGTTGTTGTTGATTTGATCTTAATTGGGTCCACCAAGCGCTGGTACACAACCTTCCACACCAGTTTCTTGTTTATGTGAGTTTATGTGGAAATACTCAACCCCCCTGCCctccacaaacactcacacacacacacacacacacacacacacacacacacacacacacacacacacacacacacacacacacacacaatttctcGAATATGACTTTATTCCAGTAACCATGACAACTGTACGGCAGATCGCTGATCTGGGGGATCAGTGAAATGGCTGTCTTGAGGCTGCGGGGGCGCGGTTAGGAAGCCTCTGGTCTGGCCTGAGCACCACCAGACCTGTGGCTGTGGGGCTCGGCCAATGAGACGGGCCGAAGACCCGCCGCTGGGAACGCGcgcattccagaacattcctcctgcttttttgggtttttttttttttttttttttttttttttttttgtggcgaggggggggggggggggctgagtgaAGAAgagcaacacccccccccccccggagataGTACAGGAAGTGTGGGGATGAATAGGAGGAAACGGCGATATCCTCAAGAAAGTGCCGGAAAGGAAAGCAAAGTGTGAGTGGAGAAGAGCTCGGAGTGGGGGGGGTTAGTTAGGCTCCAGCTGGGAGAGGAATGTGTATCCCCTTTAGCTCAAAATGACCAATTGGAGCTGGTTTGGGAATTGCCCGGCAAGGCGCGTTAAGGAGTGTCGTTTGTCTGGCGGTTCAGGTGGTTTTTTGAGTAGTCTTCACACAAACGGCAAATAGACTAAATCTTAAAACTCCAGTGCGTTGGCCCTGGGAATAGCTATGCTTGTTCAGAGAAGCACGTTGGTCCTGGGAATAGCTATGCTTGTTCAGAGAAGCACGTTGGTCCTGGGAATAGCTATGCTTGTTCAGAGAAGCACGTTGGTCCTGGGAATAGCTATGCTTGTTCAGAGAAGCGCGTTTTCCCTGGGAATAGCTATGCTTGTTCAGAGAAGCGCGTTGGTCCTGGGAATAGCTATGCTTGTTCAGAGAAGCGCGTTGGTCCTGGGAACAGCTATGCTTGTTCAGAGAAGCGCGTTGGTCCTGGGAACAGCTATGCTTGTTCAGAGAAGCGCGTTGGCCCTGGGAATAGCTATGCTTGTTCAGAGAAGCGCGTTGGTCCTGGGAATAGCTATGCTTGTTCAGAGAAGCGCGTTGGTCCTGGGAATAGCTATGCTTGTTCAGAGAAGCGCGTTGGTCCTGGGAATAGCTATGCTTGTTCAGAGCAGCGCGTTGGTCCTGGGAATAGCTATGCTTGTTCAGAGAAGCGCGTTGGTCCTGGGAATAGCTATGCTTGTTCAGAGAAGCACGTTGGTCCTGGGAACGTTGCGATGCAGGGCAGGCCTCCAGCTTCAGCCCTGAGTCCTGCCTGGAAGCCCTCGCTCGTTTCGGGAGTGATTTCCCGTTCGACGGTGTTGCATCAGACTTCAGCCTCTCGTTCCAAGCGCTGTTTCTCATGAGCGCCCGTGCCTCGAACTGTGAAAGGGTTGTGCTTTCAGCGGGAAGGTCTTCATGCAGCCTTTGATTAAGTCAGCTGTGCCGATATCGATCTTCCGCGGTAGACGATGAGAATACGCAGGCGCTGTTTCTCTGCCCAGTGTAATGAATTTGCAGATATTGAATTGAACGATAGGTCTTGTGATTAATGCAGACagttgtggggtgggggggggggggggaaggcttGGCTAACACTCGATTGGTTGGCCGTTGAGCGTTCAGGAGGGCCTGGGCTTTGGTGGTACAGGACCTTCTGGGCTTTGACTCCAGGCAGACACATTAGTGCTGAAAGACTGTCAGGCTCATGCtggtgagtttgtgtttgtgagcagGCACTTATAGGGTTAAAACCCTGTGTAGGTAGTGTTGGCTCACAGGTTGTGCAGAAATACCTCGGCTTTGGCtggctggctgtctgtctgtctgtctgtctgtctgtctgtctgtctgtctgtctgtctgtctgtctgtctgtctgtctgtctgtctgtctgtctgtctgtctgtctgtctgtctgtctgtctgtctgtctgtctgtctgtctgtctgtctgtctgtctgtctgtctgtctgtctgtctgtctgtctgtctgtctgtctgtctgtctgtctgtctgtctgtctgtctgtctgtctgtctgtctgtctgtctgtctgtaaggGGACACAGGCTCATTGGCTCCCCTATTTCAGTGTGCAGAATGCTTCTATGGAGAAACTATTGGTTGAAAGAACAAGAGATATACAACAGGTGGCCAGTGGTTTAATTACTTGCATTGCCCTCtgtccacagaaaaaaaacaattggaAATGAGTAATTCGCTGATTGCAGTTGTTTGAGAACTGGGCTGTTTTGCAGGGCTGTTGGAGTGCGGGGAATGGTTTGTGACTAAGCGCTATGAGACTGTGAATAATTAACACGCTCTCGCCGTTGTCTCGCCCAGAGTGTGGTCGGGTAACCGTGGCAGCGGGAGAGCTGGGCTGGGCCGAGAGGGTGTGGTAACCATGTGTGAGGATGCAGTAAGCGGGTCAGGAGTGGACCTGTAGCCCCGATACGGTTCGCCTTAACGTGAggcctaccacacacacacacaagcctaaaAACCGGGTCTGCGATTCAACATTTGCCTGTTACTTTGACTAACAAATAAAAgcagtcatgttttttttgtttttttcttcttttcttcacaAAAGACTAAAGCATAATGGCTAAAACCAACCTGCCAAAAATGAGTTGGTGTAGAAGAAGTGTCACACTTTTACTTGCAACACTAAGATGAGATGAGatcctttattgaaccccgttaCCCATCctgggagcagtgggcagccacagtgcagcacccggggACCGGCTGCAGTAGCAGTAGGGTTGTAGAGACCCACAGCgcagtgttgtgtatgtgttctCAGTGATGGCTTCCTGCGTCCTGTCGACGGTGGTAGAACCTCCAGCGGACCTGATGTTTGAGCCCTGCCCCCCTGTGGGGAACCGGTTTCCCTAGGGCCTGGGAGCAGCTTAGAGGCCCAGTCTCTGATTAGTTAAGCAAAATGAGACCTTTTTCATTTCGGTGCCAAAGTTTGGAGAGCGTGTTGCGGGCATCGCGGCTGGGACGTGACCCTGTGTTTCAAGGtcacacgcgtgcgcacacacacacacacacacacacacacacacacacacacacacacacactcaacacatgctcaacacgcacacacgctcaacacgcacacaggcacaacacacatacacacacacacacatacacactcaacacatgctcaacacgcacacacgctcaacacgcacacaggcacaacacacatacatgcgcgcacacacacacacacacacacacacacacacacgcacacacacacatgcacacacacacacacacacacacacgcacatgcacatgcacatgcacacacaaacagtgtgTGTAAACCGTAGTGGAATTTGTGATCTCCGCGATGCCGTAAGAGGCCATGCCAGGTATTCCATTGCAGCTGACGACACTGGCAGCCAAACCTAGAGAATGCCATCAAGTTTAACACCATCCTGGCTGCCGTGAGTCCGTGTTCCTGCTGCGTAGTTTGCTTtaatatatatgcacacacaaacacacatacacggacatgtgcaggtgtgcacactcacacacagacacacactcactcacacacacactcactcacacacgcactcgcactcgcactcgcacacgcactcacacacgcactcacacacactcacacacacacacacgcactcacacacacacacacagacacacactcactcacacactcactcacacacactcacacacacactcacacacacactcacacacacactcacacacacacactcacacacacacacacacacacacacactcacacacacacacacacactcacacacacactcacacactcactcacacactcactcacacactcactcacacactcactcacacactcacacacacacacacacacacacacacacacacacactccctcactcactcactcacacacactcacacactcactcactcactcactcactcactcactcactcactcactcactcactcactcacacactcacacactcacacacacacacacacacacacacactttgacgTGTGTACAGACTGTAAATCTTTAACTTGACGATTGTGCAGAGTGGGAAGACGGCAGGTGGTGTGCCTTGGGAGGTCATGTGACGTGCTGCTGATGTGTCCAGTTTGGGCGCCACGTTCCGGTCATTCTGGACGCGCCCCTCGGTGCCAAACCAACGGGGTGGAACAGACGGGGCCCGGGTGTGACAGTACTTCTCCTGCAAGAGAACAAACTCGCCTACGACTGCAGCTCCCATCACGGGACTGTAGCGCCAACCGGCTCATCTTATTTCTGTGGCTGTGCATTACGAGACTTTACAAACTGGCGATTCGGTTTTGATTTTCGATGTACCGAAATCCGTTCTCCGTTACAGTTGTACCAGGAGGCTTCCCGGGGCTTTTTGCCCGGCCCTGGAGGCGGTGGTATGTTTTATATGCTGAGCTCCTGTAATTTGAGGTGTGAAGGTTCGCGTTCGATGATCAGGTCCTAGCGCGCGACCGTTAAAGCTACACGGAGTTCACTCTCCTGACACGTCATTCCTGCCTTAGTTTCACCGTGCGCTGCATCGTCTGACCTGGCCCACTCGACCCGGGCcacatatttccttttttttcggATGCGTGACTCATCTGAAAGCGGTCGGAGGTTGTCGGAGAAGCCACTGGGACCGGCGAAATGAGTCATGGCCAGGGTTGCTATGGCGTTGGTCGACTGCTGAGCGGACACTTATGTGGTCGTACGCTGCGGCATTATTCTGGGTTATTCTCGTTTAATTTGCACAGATGGGGGAAAAATTGAAAGAATGTTCGAGGAggtatgtttcatgtttgagGTTCCCGGAATGGGGTGGAAAGATCTGTCGGTCGGGTTGCTGTTTTGTCGCCGGAAGACTAGGCTATCATTTAAAATTGTGATTCTCGGAAAATGTGACCCGAGTTTGAATTTCATAGCAAATGCGGGTCAGTTTCAGATTTGAATGCAGGGCCATGTTCTCTCTGAGGTAAAAGGCAAATTAAAAAGGCATATTACCGTGTGGTTCATGTCCCCTTTTATGCTAAACGGCCGCAAATTCAGGgttgctgggaaaaaaaacaaaaaaaaaaacactttttgacAGTTGAAGTTTGGCTGCAGTTTCTCTCTTCCATTTGTTTGAAAGGACAAAAGCTGTTCATTTCATCTTCCGTGTCCCTGATAAAAGCTGGCTAAACCCCCTCACAAAGTCTTATCCTCACAGCTCACAGTACAAAGTGCCGAGTGGCTTCCAATCTCAGCTCTTAGAAACGAGCCTACCACCTGCTCCGTGTAGCCATTAGCCAAACATTCATCTataggggaaaaataaataaataaataaatcaggttTTAATCTCGGGGGTGCCATTTTTTGACACGACGGACGAAACCAAGCCACAATTCTGGTTTCTGAAGTGAGAGATTAGTTTCTGGTCATGTGTCGGTGGCTGATGTGTCATCTATAGTGTTGCCTGacgtcagtttttttttgtagagtTCCACTTTGTGGTCTCCCTTGTGATGTCCGGGTAGTGTATTCAATGGcagcctttttaaaaatatttttttctttttatatatatatatatatatatatatatattttttttttttcaacaggtaGTTTGTTATGATTTGGTGTGTAAATGACTCCCTCGTCCAATACCCATTCTGCAGTTTTAGTCATTAATTGCATTTGCAATAGGCATGGTGTCCATGGTTATAATTTCAAAAGAGAAAGACTTAACTCATTAACTGCGCTGGGTGACAAattagacttttttatttttttatttaattttttttaaagtagctTTCCACAAATAATTGAATTCATAGTGTTTGCTATACAAGTTATTTTTAAGTTAAAATGACACCCAGGACAGTTAATGAGTTTTaacttttatatatattttatatatttatatatatatttatatatttatatatatttatatatatttatatatatttatatacatttatatttatatatttatatatttatttatatatttatatatttatatatttatatatatatatatatatatatatatatatatatatatatatatatatatatatatatatatataaataaagagtttatatttttaaactttttaattttattatttatttgtgctcCCCAGAATCAGCGTCCCAAAATTCTTCCTGTGTGAAAGCCAGCTCTACACCTGTGAACGTCACCGATGATGGCTGTCAGGCAGTAGGCAACGGCTCCTGCTCAGGTAATGTGTGGAACATCGGTAGCTTCGGTAGCTTTCAGAGTTGACTAACCGCAATCAAATCTGCATTATCAGTAcgccggggcggcctgtagcgtagtggttaaggtacgtgactgggacccgcaaggtcggtggttcgatccccggtgtagccacaatcagatccgcacagccgttgggcccttgagcaaggcccttaaccccgcattgctccaggggaggatcgtctcctgcttagtctaatcaactgtacgtcgctctggataagagcaaatgctaataatgtaataatgtgatgtCAATAAGACGTTATATTCGAGGTAGTCGCAGCTGCTGAACGAGTGGAACACGGTGCGAGGAAATGGCGGAAAATCGGAAAACCTCACTAGGAAACCCGACTGGAAAGCATTTCCTCTTCCTGTGCAAGAAGCTGAGGCGCACCCGCACTCCCAACaaccattcatttatttatgcatttatttctttatttctttatttctttatttttcagacccttcacctccacccccacccccgcccacccaacctcccctccccaccacagCTGCTGGCAATGGAActacccccgcccccgcccccaccactACTGGAAGCACACAGGCTCCAACTCCAACAGGTAACGTTGCCTACAGTCCGGCCTTAAAagtagttaaaaataaataaatactttaaccctttcagtcccgcTCGAGCGTAACTACCCGAAAATCCCAAGtcgaccttataccttttcaaccggTCAAAATGACTGCTGCAACCATTTAAAACCCTGCTTCTCCACTTTCTCCAtcttctcaaccaaagccaaaaccccttgggatgtGGGTGGAGCCCCTTCATAtcgggcttgggactgaaagggttcaaATGGATTTGTCAAacctaattattattattattattattattttttatttattttttattttttaaatttatttattttcctccaaGCTCATGTGAACGTATCTACGCCCGCGCCTGGCCCCACTGCGCCCCCGACCGCCGCTCCCTCCAACACCACGGCAAcggccacaaccacaaccactcTTCCATCAAGTAggcccccgtcccccccccgaCCAGTCCAGCTACAGAGCACAgacctacactacactacactacacctacactacactacacagctACAGAGCACAgacctacactacactacactacactacactacacctacactacactacacagctACAGAGCACAgacctacactacactacacctacactacactacacagctACAGAGCACAgacctacactacactacactacacagctACAGAGCACAgacctacactacactacactacaccgacactacactacacag includes these proteins:
- the cd164 gene encoding sialomucin core protein 24 codes for the protein MYWRVLLFAFSLALLRSTTAAESDECTTLSSCLECQKNNGCTWMLCSESASQNSSCVKASSTPVNVTDDGCQAVGNGSCSDPSPPPPPPPTQPPLPTTAAGNGTTPAPAPTTTGSTQAPTPTAHVNVSTPAPGPTAPPTAAPSNTTATATTTTTLPSNSTQPAPTPAPATKKSTFDAASFIGGIVLVLGLQAVIFFLYKFCKSKDRNYHTL